From Mercenaria mercenaria strain notata chromosome 17, MADL_Memer_1, whole genome shotgun sequence, the proteins below share one genomic window:
- the LOC123536984 gene encoding uncharacterized protein LOC123536984, giving the protein MNVHGLKALKLVFLCSVIVSFVQVSLYRTIVLNAKHSQETRYPWKLETRDTENEAFPQEHGRVAVNTSGILQEKTPTTRVDVHFEGDARVCNLHVGISEYHRFVEITSNLSDWSYNKRLTCPMLNIKNRINTTRMKLVVRCHKDVVSANLKPTNSTDDIQKVQPGDNCLRMFVQKCCSDSLRVPNVVHYVWFNKKELSFFEFVSFMSTLRFVRPCAIFIHGNMLPSGNYWNFIVNMYPNIVHVVRMVKATLFGNKVHYVEHNGDIWRIKALQRFGGIYMDTDTLLVKPIEPLRKYPCTLSRQTKNRTVSSAFIMSERNATFIREWYELYIIYYVNDSYTYNAMMYPSYLANGKPEIIHIEYGTISRPDEQLRDVIFNTNTGWSNIYGMHLFVRSYINYSEFVDENNVKNFNTTVGAICRHILFGNKQLCT; this is encoded by the exons ATGAATGTGCACGGATTAAAAGCGTTGAAGTTAGTTTTCCTCTGTTCTGTGATTGTTTCTTTCGTCCAGGTGTCGCTTTATAGAACTATTGTTTTAAATGCGAAACACTCGCAAGAAACAAGATATCCTTGGAAACTGGAAACAAGAG ACACTGAAAATGAAGCTTTTCCACAAGAACACGGACGTGTTGCTGTCAATACATCAGGTATATTGCAAGAAAAGACACCGACAACGCGTGTGGATGTACACTTTGAAGGGGACGCCAGGGTATGCAACTTACACGTTGGAATTTCCGAATATCACCGATTTGTTGAAATAACTTCTAATCTATCGGACTGGTCATATAATAAGAGGCTGACCTGTCCCATGTTGAATATAAAGAACAGAATAAACACTACCCGCATGAAATTGGTAGTAAGATGTCATAAAGATGTGGTGTCTGCAAACCTCAAACCTACAAACTCAACAGACGATATTCAAAAAGTTCAACCGGGGGACAATTGTTTGAGAATGTTTGTCCAAAAGTGTTGTTCGGATTCGCTTCGCGTGCCAAATGTTGTTCATTATGTCTGGTTTAACAAGAAGGAACTTTCTTTCTTTGAATTTGTAAGCTTCATGTCAACGTTGCGTTTTGTGCGTCCGTGCGCTATTTTCATTCATGGTAATATGCTTCCTTCCGGAAACTACTGGAATTTCATTGTTAATATGTATCCGAATATTGTGCACGTTGTGCGCATGGTGAAAGCAACATTGTTTGGCAATAAAGTTCATTATGTAGAACATAATGGAGATATCTGGAGGATAAAAGCATTGCAAAGATTCGGTGGAATTTATATGGACACCGACACATTATTAGTGAAACCAATTGAACCGCTTCGCAAATATCCATGCACATTGTCCCGCCAAACTAAAAATAGGACTGTATCTTCTGCGTTCATTATGTCGGAAAGGAATGCGACTTTTATACGTGAATGGTACGAGTTGTATATCATTTACTATGTCAATGATAGCTATACATATAACGCTATGATGTACCCTAGTTATCTAGCTAACGGGAAACCTGAAATTATCCACATTGAGTATGGAACGATCTCGAGGCCGGATGAACAGCTTCGAGATGTTATATTCAACACGAATACAGGCTGGTCAAATATTTATGGGATGCATCTTTTCGTCAGATCCTATATAAACTACTCGGAATTTGTCGATGAAAACAACGTCAAGAATTTTAACACGACTGTTGGTGCAATTTGTAGACATATTCTGTTTGGAAACAAACAGCTATGTACGTAG